GCCGTCAAGGGACGAATATACACCACCACCACGCCGCGGACATATAAGGGGATTCATATCCTTATTGAGGCTATAGCAATTTTGCGTATGACTATGCCTAATATTCATCTAAGAATAGGTGGCCCTATAGGTAAGCATGGATGGAGTAGGCGTATGAGACGGCTCGCAGCAAGTCGTGGTTTGTCGGATTGCGTTGAATTCTTGGGCTACGTTGATACCTCGCAAATTGTGGAGAACCTTCAGGAGTGTCAGGTGTATGTTTTGCCATCCTTCATTGAAAACAGCCCAAATAGTTTAGCTGAAGCGCAGGCTATGGGGGTGCCTTGTGTATCGTCCTATTGTGGCGGTGTTCCGTCTATGATTGAGGAAGGTGAAACTGGTTTGTTATTCAATTGCGGTGATTCTGCCGTGCTTGCAGAGAAAATACGCACACTTATGAATGATGAGCAACTTGCAACTCGTCTCTCTATGTGTGGACGGAAAGTCGCTCATGCTCGCCATGAATCAAGTGGTGTGGTGTCGGGATTGAGGTTTGCTTATTCTGAGCTCACTGGCCTCTGAGGTTGTAAGCGAATTTCAAAAAAAAAAGAATAATGAGAATGTTTTTTGATGCTTGGCGAACTGCCAAAAGAGGGTTGCTTGGCCTTTTTTGGACTGCCAGAGATATTTTATTTTTCAGGCTGTCCCGAATTATTTGTGGAAAAAATTTTAAGAGTGTTGGTAGGATCTATTGGCATGTCCATCGCCGTGGTCAGTTGATGATTGGGTCCAACGTTCGTATACTGTCGAGCTATTCGGCAAATGTCGTAGGAGCTGAAAACCGAGCATGCATTCAAGTGCTACCAGGTGGGTTTCTGTCCATTGGGGATTGCGTTGGGATAAGTAACTCAACGATTGTATGTTTTCGAGAAATAACAATTGAATCCAATGTGTTCATTGGAGGTGGCTGTCATATTTATGACACTAATTTTCATGATCTTAACGCCCAGAGGCGTGTTTCTCAGGTCGATGAAGTGATTGACTCTGCTCCAATAATTCTAAGAGAGTATTGCTTTATCGGCGCGCATGCCATTATTTTGAAGGGCGTTGAAATTGGACGTGAATCCATCATCGCAGCGGGCTCTTTAGTGACTAATAATGTTCCTGCGAGAGAGGTTTGGGGTGGGGTTCCCGCTAAGTATATTCGTAAAATCGATGAGTGATAAGAGATTGCTAGTGATTATTGGCTGTTTCCCTTTTCCGAGAGGAGAAGCTGCCAGTGTGCGCGTATGCAATTTTGCTCACGCGGTTAGGGAAAGTGGATGGGATGTTGAGGTGATGACTTATGGTGCCTCTGGGTCGCAGGAAAATTATGAAATAGACGGTGTTCGGTACGTGTCGCTTTTTCCTGCTAATGGCGGAAGATTAGCGAGTCAGTTGAGTTATTATTGGGTCCCATTCCTACTGGCTAGAAAAATTAAACGGCGTTATCTTGGTCAAAAGAATATTGCCGTGATGATCTACAATGGAGTGGCTACCGTAAATTTTCCCATATTCTTAGCTTTTAAGTCACTCGGTGCTTTTGTTTTGGCTGACATTAACGAGTCGCCCTCAAGCTTTACGGGGAGGGGGGGGAAATTAAGCCCCAATTACTGGAATTTCTGGTTCTCTTATCATTGGGTTGCGCGAAAATTTGATCTAATTGCTGGGATTACGCATTCTATCTGTGATTATTTTACTCGCTGTGGGCTTAATAGCGTAGTCTATCCTAGTATTGGCAATTTTGCTTCGTTATGCAACCATCACGATGCCAATGATCCAATACAGCTTCTATATATGGGTCGTTTTTTTGACCGAGATCGTCCAGATTGGATGTTTGCTCTGTTGGGGTACCTAAAGCGTAGTGGCGTGTTATTTAAGCTGCATTGCGTGGGAAGTGAAACTGGAAATGCCTATGAGTCTAAATGCGTTGAGGAGGCTTTTACTAACTATCCCGATCTGCGTGATAATGTGTATTTTTATGGTCGTGTTTCTGAGTGTGAGTTGTTGAATATTAAGAGAAAAGCCATCGCCGGATTTGTGCTTCGTCGTGATCATGAGTCTGAGCGTACTTCGTTTCCTACGCGTTTGGTTGAGATGCTTGAGTTAGGCATTGCTGTGATTACTTCGCCTGTGCCCGATGTTAATTCTTATCTTACCCACGGAAAAGATTCTATAATTTTAGGGATGAAATCCCTTGATGATGATGCCGCGATGTTGAAGCGCTTTTTTGAATATCCAGACAAGCTTGCTGACTTGGGCAAAGCAGGGTGGCAAACTGGTAAGTTGCATTTCAGTGCACGGAGTTGCGCCCAGCGTGTCTTGGATGAAATTGTGCTGTGATTTTGGGCAGTGTTAGTTTGTTTTGATTTTTATTATTATAAAATGAAACTGTTTCTGCGTAAGTTAATTCGCAATAGTCCTTTTGCGTTCTCTCTCTATTTATCAATAGTTAGGCCACCAGTTAGGGGGCGCATGCCGGACCGTTCGACACAATTGCATCTGACTGGTTTTCCTCGTTCTGCAAATACACTTGCTATGCGTATGCTCCATGAATTTTTCCCTGCGCTAGCAATATCCACACACATACACACAATCGCTTCACTTAAGCTCGCGCTTAAGTATAATATACCAACTGTCGTTCTGGTCAGAGATCCAGTTAGTACTATTACTTCGCTAGTTGTTATGCGAGCAAACGGAGATGCATCGTATGTGTCGACGTTCATTCGGGATTATGTTGACTATAATGAATATGTTGAATCTCATTTGGATTCATTTACAATTTTCTCATTTTATGAGCTTGTATCAGAGCCCAAAAAGCTTGTTCGTTTGGTGGCCGAGACGGTGCGACTTGATTTTGATGAAACGAATTTCGATAGACGTATGGCGAAAGTTTACAAAGTCATGGACATTGCTGAAGATAATCGTGAAGCCCACGTAAGTCAATTGCCTAATGCTGATAAGGAGCGTTTGAAAAAAGAATATGTAAAGTTGGTGGAGTCGCATCCTCTATTTGAACGTGCCCAAAGGGTATACTCCGTCTTGATGGAGGAAGTCGATTCCTCAAGTAATAACTAGGGGGTTGCGCAGTGTATATGAACAATGAAAACGTTAGCTGATATTTTATTTTTGCACTTTGAATTATCGACTTATCGGTCATGAAGTTTGCTGTTTTAGTTGCTTCTATTTCTAAGCGTTCGGGCGGCTTTTACTATAGTGTCCCGGCTTTTGCTAGGGCAACGGTGAATGCCTCAGGCGCTAGGGCTGCGCTTTTTGTTAATGGTAATGATTACTCTAAAGAAGATTGTGACCGATGGTCGCCAATATCCGTTTACCAGTCTCAAATCTTAGGGCCGCGACCATACTCCTTCTCACCGCAAATGGTTCGCCAAGTTGAAGCGTTTGATCCCGACCTTCTGCATAATCATGGCGTATGGCTTTATAATTCTTACGTAACAGAAAAATGTGGTCGCCGACGCAGAAAGAGATACTTGTTGAGTGCGCATGGTATGTTGGACAAATGGGCCTTGCAAAATTCGTATTATAAAAAAATTATACCTCGTGTGCTTTATGAAAATAGGCTGATTCTCGAAGCACCCTGCATGCATGCATTAAATCTGAACGAGGCGGAATCTTTCCGTGACTATGGCTATCAGGGGCCGATTGCTATAATACCAAATGGAGTTGATCTACCTTTTGTTAAGCAGGCTGAAAATAGGGCAGCCGATGGTCGGAGATCTGTTGTTTTTCTGGGGCGCATTCACCCCAAAAAAGGGATTGAACATCTCGTCAATGCCTGGAGTAAAACTTGCCGAGAGGTTCCTGATTTTGCTTCCTCTTGGGTACTGAAAATTGCAGGTTTTGATGATGGTGGTTACTTGAAGCGATGCCAGCAGCTTATTCACGACTTGAACATTTCTGAATCAGTGAAGGTTCTT
The genomic region above belongs to Cerasicoccus sp. TK19100 and contains:
- a CDS encoding acyltransferase, whose protein sequence is MFFDAWRTAKRGLLGLFWTARDILFFRLSRIICGKNFKSVGRIYWHVHRRGQLMIGSNVRILSSYSANVVGAENRACIQVLPGGFLSIGDCVGISNSTIVCFREITIESNVFIGGGCHIYDTNFHDLNAQRRVSQVDEVIDSAPIILREYCFIGAHAIILKGVEIGRESIIAAGSLVTNNVPAREVWGGVPAKYIRKIDE
- a CDS encoding glycosyltransferase family 4 protein, producing MSDKRLLVIIGCFPFPRGEAASVRVCNFAHAVRESGWDVEVMTYGASGSQENYEIDGVRYVSLFPANGGRLASQLSYYWVPFLLARKIKRRYLGQKNIAVMIYNGVATVNFPIFLAFKSLGAFVLADINESPSSFTGRGGKLSPNYWNFWFSYHWVARKFDLIAGITHSICDYFTRCGLNSVVYPSIGNFASLCNHHDANDPIQLLYMGRFFDRDRPDWMFALLGYLKRSGVLFKLHCVGSETGNAYESKCVEEAFTNYPDLRDNVYFYGRVSECELLNIKRKAIAGFVLRRDHESERTSFPTRLVEMLELGIAVITSPVPDVNSYLTHGKDSIILGMKSLDDDAAMLKRFFEYPDKLADLGKAGWQTGKLHFSARSCAQRVLDEIVL
- a CDS encoding glycosyltransferase — translated: MKFAVLVASISKRSGGFYYSVPAFARATVNASGARAALFVNGNDYSKEDCDRWSPISVYQSQILGPRPYSFSPQMVRQVEAFDPDLLHNHGVWLYNSYVTEKCGRRRRKRYLLSAHGMLDKWALQNSYYKKIIPRVLYENRLILEAPCMHALNLNEAESFRDYGYQGPIAIIPNGVDLPFVKQAENRAADGRRSVVFLGRIHPKKGIEHLVNAWSKTCREVPDFASSWVLKIAGFDDGGYLKRCQQLIHDLNISESVKVLGSVYGDAKERLLMETEWFVLPSFSEGLPMAVLEAWSYGAPTLITRECNLPEGFEAGAALEIRPEVDSIAQALLVIHNMPSMGRAQMSNSAKRLVAQNFTWDRQGERMASVYQWLLGGTRPSCVHG